A single region of the Podospora pseudopauciseta strain CBS 411.78 chromosome 1, whole genome shotgun sequence genome encodes:
- a CDS encoding hypothetical protein (COG:Q; EggNog:ENOG503P33Z) codes for MAKTVLITGAAGGLGKAIADAFLAAGANVAVCDVNPQRITAVEEEWTKSYDDKFLAQQADVTDEAAVQSLVDATVSKFDRLDVLINNAGVMDDFSPVGACSKETWDRVLNINLNGPYTTSKVAIAQFEKQDPVGGIIINMGSNASIHGFKAGAAYTVSKAGVMALTKNTAGFYGPKGIYSIALLLGGMNTNITDAFAKGMHMEAFQAISASQSPVGLEKMVPIESVAKYCVFLSEKDIATSANGSCVVFNNNWPEA; via the coding sequence ATGGCCAAGACAGTCCTCATCACCGGTGCCGCTGGCGGTCTCGGAAAGGCAATCGCTGATGCTTTCCTCGCCGCCGGTGCCAATGTTGCCGTGTGCGACGTCAACCCTCAACGAATCACGGCTGTCGAAGAGGAATGGACCAAGTCCTATGACGACAAATTCCTCGCTCAACAAGCCGACGTAACAGACGAGGCCGCTGTCCAAAGTCTTGTCGATGCCACTGTCTCCAAATTCGACCGCCTGGACGTTTTaatcaacaacgccggcgTCATGGATGACTTCTCTCCCGTTGGCGCATGCTCCAAGGAGACATGGGACCGTgtcctcaacatcaacctcaacgGGCCATACACCACCTCCAAGGTCGCCATCGCCCAGTTCGAGAAGCAAGATCCCGTCGgtggcatcatcatcaacatggGCTCCAACGCCAGCATCCATGGATTCAAGGCTGGAGCGGCTTACACAGTATCCAAGGCTGGTGTCATGGCGTTGACCAAGAACACGGCCGGCTTCTACGGGCCAAAGGGTATCTACAGCATCGCATTGCTTCTGGGCGGCATGAACACCAACATTACTGATGCCTTCGCTAAGGGCATGCACATGGAGGCGTTCCAAGCCATCTCTGCTTCTCAGTCGCCTGTGGGTCTCGAGAAAATGGTGCCTATTGAGAGCGTGGCCAAGTATTGCGTGTTTTTGTCGGAGAAGGATATTGCGACGAGCGCAAATGGGTCTTGCGTTGTGTTTAACAACAACTGGCCCGAGGCGTAA
- a CDS encoding hypothetical protein (COG:I; EggNog:ENOG503NUND), protein MRFQLVPETQTALVLMRRRASLPCSRIKTRWLGVGKLGVRRSSGLTRSISEGHRHAPLLGVTIPEHFNTIAEKYADHRAVTSVPAIRNVNKSLLGYEVHWNPRTLTYRELDSISNILAHSLRAQGVQKGDRVAVSLGNCWEFAALTYAVYKLGAILVPLNPQFNAEQVTAALNHLEVKLLIINAMTDLAYKPGQGRSNIPLLKTIVPDLTTGTIKSPTVKSLEKVIVVDNSKTHFPSPPKISEYLSLTPFDTIWLHDAKHIDPIIPDSPLSPSETINIQFTSGTTSHPKAAMLTHENILNNGHLIAQRMGLDPSDRIICPPPLFHCFGCILGYMACATTGAEIMFPSPAFDPAATIVMAHKEKATGLYGVATMFVSMFEELANPKHRKNYLRPVYENLQEGEKAFPSLKKGIAAGSSVPQSLMHKIYDTFGLEDLVICYGMTETSPVSCMTTPDDPFEKRTSTVGRAMPHTTVKIVDPENKGRILPIGEKGELAAAGYLVMKGYWGDEGRTNEVRVAERDEDGQERVWMYSGDEASMDEEGYVAITGRIKDLIIRGGENIHPLEIENCLFQHEYVAEVSVVGVPCDRHGESVGAFVIAHEGVGVETEGMESDKDVGEEGKKVLTAEMVREWVRSRLSAHLVPKHVWFVREYPKTASGKIQKFKLRDMAKRWLLEAGERKQQQ, encoded by the exons ATGAGATTCCAGTTGGTGCCAGAGACTCAAACGGCTCTGGTGCTGATGCGAAGGCGTGCGAGCCTGCCTTGCAGTCGCATCAAGACGAGATGGCTAGGCGTTGGAAAGTTGGGTGTGCGGAGAAGCAGTGGTTTGACAAGGAGCATCAGTGAAGGGCATCGTCAT GCTCCATTACTGGGAGTGACCATCCCCGAACACTTCAATACCATAGCGGAGAAATACGCCGACCACAGGGCAGTGACCAGTGTGCCTGCCATTCGCAACGTGAACAAGTCCTTGCTGGGCTATGAAGTCCACTGGAACCCGCGCACCCTCACCTACCGAGAACTTgactccatctccaacatccTCGCACATTCGTTGCGAGCGCAAGGAGTCCAGAAAGGCGACAGAGTTGCTGTCAGCCTGGGAAACTGCTGGGAGTTTGCTGCCCTCACCTATGCAGTCTATAAATTAGGCGCTATTCTCGTCCCGCTGAACCCTCAGTTCAACGCCGAGCAAGTCACAGCCGCCCTAAACCATCTCGAGGTCaaactcctcatcatcaacgccatGACAGACCTCGCATACAAGCCCGGTCAAGGAAGAAGTAACATACCCTTACTCAAGACCATCGTCCCAGACCTCACCACAGGCACCATCAAAAGCCCAACAGTGAAAAGCCTCGAAAAAGTAATCGTCGTGGACAACTCAAAAACACACTTCCCCAGCCCCCCAAAGATCTCGGAGTACCtatccctcacccccttcgACACCATATGGCTCCACGACGCGAAACACATcgaccccatcatccccgactctcccctttccccgTCAGAAACAATCAACATCCAATTCACCTCgggcaccacctcccaccccaaagCAGCGATGCTCACCCACGAAAACATCCTCAACAACGGCCACCTCATCGCCCAGCGCATGGGTCTCGACCCCTCGGATCGAATCATCTGTCCCCCTCCCTTGTTCCACTGCTTCGGCTGCATCCTGGGGTACATGGCCTGCGCGACCACGGGAGCAGAAATCATGTTCCCCTCCCCGGCATTTGACCCAGCCGCCACGATCGTCATGGCCCACAAGGAAAAAGCCACGGGTCTGTACGGGGTGGCAACAATGTTTGTGTCCATGTTTGAGGAGCTCGCCAACCCGAAACATCGGAAGAATTATCTACGGCCCGTCTACGAGAACTTACAGGAGGGCGAGAAGGCGTTCCCGTCGCTGAAAAAGGGGATCGCGGCGGGGAGTTCGGTGCCGCAGAGTTTGATGCACAAGATTTACGACACTTTTGGGTTGGAGGACCTGGTGATTTGCTATGGGATGACGGAGACGAGCCCGGTGAGCTGCATGACTACGCCTGATGATCCGTTCGAGAAGAGGACGAGCACGGTGGGCAGGGCGATGCCGCATACGACGGTCAAGATTGTTGACCCGGAGAATAAGGGGAGGATATTGCCGattggggagaagggggagttGGCAGCGGCGGGGTATTTGGTTATGAAGGGGTACTGGGGGGACGAGGGGAGGACGAACgaggtgagggtggcggaacgggatgaggatggacaGGAGAGGGTCTGGATGTACAGCGGGGATGAGGCGAGtatggatgaggagggctATGTGGCTATCACAGGGAGGATCAAGGATCTGATCAtcaggggaggggagaataTCCATCCGCTGGAGATTGAGAACTGTTTGTTTCAGCATGAGTACGTGGCCGAGGTAAGCGTGGTTGGGGTGCCGTGTGACAGGCACGGGGAGAGCGTGGGCGCGTTTGTGATTGCGCATGAGGGGGTCGGGGTGGAGACGGAAGGGATGGAGAGTGATAAggatgttggggaggagggcaagaaggtgTTGACTGCGGAAatggtgagggagtgggtgaggAGTCGGCTGAGCGCGCATTTGGTGCCGAAGCATGTTTGGTTTGTGAGGGAATACCCCAAGACAGCGAGTGGGAAGATTCAGAAGTTCAAGTTGAGGGATATGGCGAAGAGGTGGTTGCtggaggcgggggagaggaagcaaCAACAATGA
- the BNA6 gene encoding nicotinate-nucleotide diphosphorylase (carboxylating) (COG:H; EggNog:ENOG503NUQX), with the protein MMDLPIDHGHLEHLLPASWKTSITAWLAEDTPSFDVGGFVVGSDLRTATLWGKSSGILAGVPFFNEVFTQCGCTVEWHAREGSHVETHGGKKALATVTGPAHGLLEGERVALNILARCSGVATMSRRLLVNLRSAGYKGILAGTRKTTPGFRLVEKYGMLVGGADTHRMDLSTMTMLKDNHVWSRGSITQAVKAAKAAGGFSLKVEVEVQSEEEADEAIRAGADVIMLDNFTGEGVKVAARSLRERWKGEREFLLEVSGGLTEDNAESYICNDIDILSTSSIHQGVRHIDFSLKINVEKGQGPEVAS; encoded by the exons ATGATGGACCTTCCCATCGACCACGGCCACCTCGAGCACCTCTTGCCTGCCTCATGGAAAACCTCCATCACGGCCTGGCTGGCAGAGGACACCCCCTCCTTTGACGTCGGCGGCTTCGTCGTCGGCTCCGACCTCCGCACCGCCACCCTGTGGGGAAAATCCTCTGGCATCCTGGCGGGCgtccccttcttcaacgagGTGTTCACCCAGTGCGGCTGCACGGTCGAGTGGCACGCCCGCGAGGGCTCCCACGTGGAGACGCACGGGGGTAAAAAGGCACTGGCTACCGTTACGGGACCTGCGCATGGGCTTTTGGAGGGCGAGCGTGTCGCTCTGAACATCCTTGCGCGGTGCTCGGGGGTTGCGACCATGAGCAGGCGGCTGCTGGTTAACCTGCGGAGCGCGGGGTACAAGGGGATTTTGGCGgggacgaggaagacgacgCCGGGGTTTAGGCTGGTGGAAAAGTATGGGATGCTGGTTGGGGGGGCGGATACTCACAGGATGGATTTGAGCACAATGACGATGTTGAAGGATAATCATGTTTGGAGCCGGGGGAGTATTACGCAGGCGGTGAAGGCTGCGAaggcggcgggggggttTAGTttgaaggtggaggtggaggtacagagtgaggaggaggcggacgaGGCGATTAGGGCGGGGGCGGATGTTATTATGCTGGATAATTTTaccggggagggggtgaaggttgCGGCGCGGAgtttgagggagaggtggaagggTGAGAGGGAGTTTTTGTTGGAGGTTTCGGGGGGGTTGACGGAGGATAATGCGGAGAGTTATATTTGCAATG ATATCGATATCCTTTCCACGAGCTCGATTCATCAGGGGGTGCGCCATATTGACTTTTCGCTGAAGATTAACGTGGAAAAAGGCCAGGGCCCCGAGGTGGCTAGCTGA
- the och1 gene encoding alpha-1,6-mannosyltransferase Och1 (EggNog:ENOG503NUUF; CAZy:GT32; COG:G), with protein MLTFRRALVAAVFFIAVLFLTTRSSSPAASAAAVEYPKVQPGAEAARQESQTTASSGQKAADDQAVQNGGHQGGPPKQKPMKDMSRMTLYEKLAYQFPYDVETKFPAYIWQTWKWTPAHGEFTFREQEATWTEQHPGFIHEVITDQVAVHLLRLLYGSVPEVLEAYEALPLPVLKADFFRYLILLARGGIYSDIDTYAIRSALEWVPESVPRDQIGLVIGIEADPDRPDWKDWYSRRIQFCQWTIQSKPGHPVLREVVSRITEQVLKRKRAGSLKDVVDKDVIEFTGPALWTDIIFGYFNDERYFDMENSVGLIDWKNFTGMETARRVGDVIVLPITSFSPGVQQMGAKDYDDPMAFVKHDFEGTWKPESERHIGEQ; from the exons ATGCTCACCTTCCGCCGCGCCCTCGTGGCCGCGGTGTTTTTCATCGctgtcctcttcctcacaaCACGATCGTCATCACCGGCTGCCTCGGCGGCAGCTGTCGAGTATCCAAAAGTACAGCCCGGAGCAGAGGCCGCGAGGCAGGAATCGCAAACAACGGCGTCTTCTGGGCAGAAAGCTGCCGACGACCAGGCGGTACAAAATGGCGGACATCAGGGCGGCCCGCCGAAGCAGAAGCCGATGAAGGATATGTCAAGAATGACGCTTTACGAGAAGCTCGCCTACCAGTTTCCCTACGATGTCGAGACGAAATTCCCAGCTTACATTTGGCAAACGTGGAAATGGACACCAGCGCACGGAGAGTTTACCTTTCGCGAGCAGGAGGCGACATGGACGGAGCAGCACCCAGGGTTTATCCACGAGGTCATCACCGATCAGGTTGCTGTGCACCTGCTCCGTCTCCTCTACGGATCAGTTCCCGAGGTTCTGGAGGCGTATGAGGcgcttcctcttcctgtgCTCAAGGCCGATTTCTTCCGCTACTTGATCCTGCTCGCCAGAGGAGGTATCTATTCCGACATCGACACGTATGCAATCCGCAGCGCGCTCGAGTGGGTCCCCGAATCAGTCCCGCGCGACCAGATCGGATTGGTTATTGGAATCGAGGCGGATCCGGATCGCCCGGATTGGAAGGATTGGTACAGCCGAAGAATTCAGTTTTGCCAGTGGACCATCCAGAGCAAGCCCGGTCACCCTGTGCTGAGAGAAGTGGTGTCCCGCATTACCGAACAGGTcctgaagaggaagagagctGGTTCGCTCAAAGATGTTGTCGACAAGGATGTTATTGAATTTACTGGCCCAGCCCTTTGGACGGATATTATCTTCGGGTACTTCAACGACGAGCGGTACTTCGACATGGAGAATTCGGTCGGCCTGATTGACTGGAAGAATTTTACTGGCATGGAGACGGCAAGACGTGTGGGAGATGTCATCGTgctccccatcaccagctTCTCACCAGGTGTACAACAGATGGGCGCTAAAGATTACGACGATCCTATGGCGTTTGTGAAGCACGATTTCGAGG GCACATGGAAACCTGAGAGCGAGCGTCACATTGGCGAGCAATGA
- a CDS encoding hypothetical protein (COG:A; EggNog:ENOG503P2EM), which translates to MEKQRPVIELDGRTGEGGGQLVRIACALAAVATVPIRITHVRGNREGPRGGAKGGGLKSQHVTAIEYLATATNAEVDGLSVGSHTLDFRPRLKSSSLKSRTIKIEADSPAASTLLIFQAIFPFLLFSGSSDKVDEPITLELSGGTNVSFSLSYEYLDQVLLPTLENAFGIVVQRKLISRGWSLGKASRGKCSFQFNPLRAGETLTFKDNGLGEIYGGGPGDVDLEAIDVSMIVPFAMQESMMQALVTDLEEMFPDVEVNFKVTEDSGQDSRIYVLLVGRSGELRWGRDMLTSTPKKTKTKVSAMSSESLSQSLSRKLCKELFDEVSAGGVVDEFLQDQLAIFQALAEGKTSFPRTHDENGELEQAMNKLSLDEKLQKDKTIIPFGEGSLHAKTARWVTAELLPEVKWYNKGRICHGVGMQMEKVSTR; encoded by the exons ATGGAAAAGCAACGACCCGTTATCGAACTCGACGGGAGGacaggtgaaggaggtggcCAGCTGGTGCGCATAGCATGtgccctcgccgccgtcgccacCGTCCCAATCCGCATAACACATGTCCGTGGGAATCGTGAAGGCCCTCGGGGAGGTGCCAAAGGCGGAG GTCTCAAATCCCAACACGTCACCGCCATCGAATATCTCGCCACAGCAACCAACGCCGAAGTCGACGGACTCTCCGTCGGCTCTCACACCCTCGATTTCCGCCCTCGCCTCaagtcctcctccctcaaatccCGCACCATCAAGATCGAAGCCGACTCCCCCGCCGCTTCgaccctcctcatcttccaggccatctttcccttccttctATTTTCTGGCAGCAGCGACAAGGTCGACGAGCCAATAACGCTCGAACTCTCGGGCGGAACCAAcgtctccttctccctcagcTACGAGTATCTCGACCAAGTCCTCTTACCAACCCTCGAAAACGCCTTTGGCATCGTCGTGCAGCGGAAGCTGATTTCCCGCGGGTGGAGTCTGGGTAAAGCATCACGGGGAAAGTGCTCGTTTCAGTTCAACCCTCTTAGGGCAGGAGAGACGTTAACGTTCAAGGACAATGGGTTGGGCGAGATTTACGGCGGTGGTCCGGGGGATGTCGATCTCGAAGCTATTGACGTGTCGATGATCGTCCCCTTTGCCATGCAAGAGTCCATGATGCAGGCACTCGTGACAGacttggaggagatgtttCCTGATGTGGAGGTCAATTTCAAGGTGACGGAGGATTCGGGGCAGGACTCGAGGATATACGTCCTGCTGGTAGGAAGGTCGGGCGAGCtaaggtgggggagggatatGCTCACTTCGACGCCGAAGAAGACAAAGACTAAGGTGTCGGCGATGAGCTCGGAGTCGTTGAGTCAGAGTTTGTCGAGGAAGTTGTGCAAGGAACTGTTTGACGAAGTTTCTGCGGGGGGCGTGGTGGATGAGTTTTTGCAGGACCAGCTGGCGATTTTCCAGGCTTTGGCTGAGGGAAAGACGTCGTTCCCGCGGACTCATGATGAGAATGGCGAGTTGGAGCAGGCCATGAACAAGCTCAGCCTGGATGAGAAGTTACAGAAGGATAAGACTATCATTCCGTTTGGAGAGGGGAGTTTGCATGCCAAGACAGCCAGGTGGGTGACGGCGGAGCTGTTGCCTGAGGTCAAGTGGTACAACAAGGGGAGGATATGCCATGGTGTTGGTATGCAGATGGAGAAGGTGTCAACGCGGTAA
- a CDS encoding hypothetical protein (EggNog:ENOG503PI7T), translated as MKVTSLAAALAATLSVAVAEMAAAQADWPDWPDWEDLDWTLEEVSPLVVGKGKGGKGQDIVEISIIDPTIEILPFGKGKGKGWGKGNSNKPAPLPQGFKCKPGSYACEWSESKGSGWKVCNVLGEWVYGGSCGKRERCEFNLANKSPYCLPYSYL; from the exons ATGAAggtcacctccctcgccgccgccctcgccgccaccctctccgtcgccgtcgccgaGATGGCCGCCGCCCAGGCTGACTGGCCCGACTGGCCCGACTGGGAGGACCTCGACTGGACCCTCGAGGAGGTCTCCCCCCTCGTCgtcggcaagggcaagggcggCAAGGGCCAGGACATTGTCGAGATCTCCATCATCGACCCCACCATCGAGATCCTCCCCttcggcaagggcaagggcaagggctGGGGCAagggcaacagcaacaagcccgcccctctcccccagGGGTTCAAGTGCAAGCCTGGCAGCTACGCCTGCGAGTGGTCCGAGAGCAAGGGGAGCGGGTGGAAGGTGTGCAACGTTTtgggggagtgggtg TATGGCGGCTCCTGCGgcaagagggagaggtgcgAGTTCAACTTGGCCAACAAGAGCCCTTACTGTTTGCCTTACTCTTACTTGTAG
- a CDS encoding hypothetical protein (BUSCO:EOG09261HB6; COG:O; EggNog:ENOG503NVU4): protein MSSLTSNNKVQLAATAVVSAAVAAGAILSYQRLQKDSRLNRLKQSIPNPGDDESGVQKLTRVGPLPKPDKEDEHNFLLAQRAQAGDFDDELILEQLARNRVFLSDQGLSKLRNAFVIIVGCGGVGSHACAALSRSGVSKIRLIDFDQVTLSSLNRHAVATLADVGLPKVQCLQRRLCAITPWIKFDLRLQKFDGSVAGDLLGDWEGGQRPDFVIDAIDNIESKVELLKYCHDNGLPVISAMGAGTKSDPTRVMVGDIGASFEDGLSRATRRKLKLLGVTSGIPVVYSTEKMGEGKAALLPLSEEEFKKGDVGDLGALPDFRVRILPVLGTMPAVFGYVAANHVILKITGYPMDYQPAKARDKMYEAILAYVQASEEKVVRMIEGGRTDVCVGLKVPITPGDIAFLVEEAFRGRSAVTGVPTKLMLIRWRKPATTTLVRIGEGKAEQKSSNLRLRDLVCMTKEEAVRHQKEVLLGDKSLEDLYSQEVIELVERKQKEAEAYERHRP from the exons ATGTCAtccctcaccagcaacaacaaggtGCAACTAGCCGCAACAGCCGTCGTCTCCGCAgccgtcgccgccggcgCAATCCTTAGCTACCAACGACTCCAAAAAGACTCACGGCTCAACCGCTTAAAGCAGTCCATTCCCAACCCAGGCGACGACGAATCCGGCGTCCAAAAA CTCACCCGCGtcggccccctccccaaacccgaCAAAGAAGACGAACacaacttcctcctcgcccagcGCGCCCAAGCAGGCGACTTCGACGACGAACTCATCCTCGAGCAGCTCGCCCGCAACCGCGTCTTCCTCTCCGACCAAGGCCTCTCCAAACTCCGCAATGCCTTCGTGATCATCGTCGGCTGCGGCGGCGTTGGCTCTCACGCCTGCGCCGCCCTCTCCCGCTCCGGCGTGAGCAAAATCCGCCTCATCGACTTTGACCAAgtcaccctctcctctctcaacCGTCACGCCGTCGCCACCCTCGCAGACGTCGGTCTCCCCAAAGTCCAGTGTCTCCAGCGCAGGTTGTGCGCCATAACACCGTGGATAAAGTTTGATCTGAGGCTTCAAAAGTTTGATGGGTCGGTGGCGGGGGATCTACTCGGGGATTGGGAAGGCGGGCAGAGGCCGGATTTTGTGATTGATGCAATTGACAACATTGAGAGCAAGGTCGAGCTGCTCAAGTACTGTCACGACAATGGGCTGCCTGTGATTTCGGCCATGGGGGCGGGCACGAAGAGCGATCCCAccagggtgatggtgggggataTCGGGGCGAGTTTCGAGGATGGGCTTTCCagggcgacgaggaggaagctgAAGCTTTTGGGGGTCACGAGCGGGATTCCGGTGGTGTACTCGACCGAGAAGATGGGCGAGGGCAAGGCGGCGCTTTTGCCGctgtcggaggaggagttcaAGAAGGGGGATGTCGGGGATTTGGGTGCGCTGCCGGATTTTAGGGTGAGGATTCTGCCCGTGTTGGGAACTATGCCGGCGGTTTTTGGATATGTGGCTGCGAATCATGTCATTTTGAAGATCACCG GCTACCCAATGGACTACCAACCCGCCAAGGCCCGCGACAAGATGTACGAGGCCATCCTTGCCTACGTCCAGGCcagcgaggagaaggtggtgcGCATGATCGAAGGAGGCCGCACCGACGTCTGCGTCGGTCTCAAGGTGCCCATCACACCCGGAGACATCGCCTTCTTGGTCGAAGAGGCCTTCAGAGGTAGAAGTGCCGTGACCGGCGTCCCCACAAAGCTCATGCTCATCCGGTGGAGGAagcccgccaccaccaccctcgtccGCATCGGCGAGGGCAAAGCCGAGCAAAAGTCTTCCAACCTCAGGCTCCGTGATTTGGTCTGCatgaccaaggaggaggctgtcaGGCATCAGAAAGAGGTGCTTTTGGGCGACAAGTCTCTCGAGGACCTCTACAGCCAAGAGGTCATCGAGCTCGTGGAGAGGAAGCAaaaggaggccgaggcctATGAACGGCACAGGCCTTGA
- a CDS encoding hypothetical protein (COG:S; EggNog:ENOG502GUIC), with product MSTTTSNNPNPNPNTPAAPSGPGSTKIAGKLELLSRQNRSQPPLSSSSSARSSPFPTHLGLFAYGTLTIDAVMHTLLDRVPPSTLTSAPGWRAAGLPDLPYPGLVADPTSVAPGRAYNDLTKREWAILDSFENPKYDVVRVTLASGAEALAYIWPADPPALTTTWTVDFIDTEGMEDYLAMCVEFRQDWESQRSKTS from the exons atgtccaccaccacatctaacaaccccaacccaaaccccaacacccccgcAGCGCCTAGTGGGCCCGGCTCCACCAAAATCGCGGGGAAGCTGGAGTTGCTGTCCCGGCAGAATCGCTCCCAACCGCCGctatcgtcatcatcatcagcccgctcctcccccttcccaacccaccTCGGCCTCTTCGCCTACGGCACATTAACCATCGATGCGGTGATGCACACCCTGCTAGACCGGGTGCCGCCGTCAACGCTGACTTCAGCGCCCGGGTGGAGAGCAGCTGGCTTGCCGGATTTACC ATACCCAGGGCTTGTCGCCGACCCGACAAGTGTGGCACCAGGGAGGGCCTACAACGACCTCACAAAGCGAGAATGGGCCATTTTGGACTCTTTTGAGAATCCAAAATACGACGTCGTGCGGGTCACTCTTGCCAGTGGCGCTGAAGCGCTGGCCTATATCTGGCCTGCTGATCCCCCTGCACTGACGACCACTTGGACGGTTGACTTCATCGATACTGAAGGCATGGAAGACTACCTAGCCATGTGTGTGGAATTCAGGCAGGACTGGGAGAGCCAGAGGTCAAAGACTTCCTGA